From a single Brassica rapa cultivar Chiifu-401-42 chromosome A01, CAAS_Brap_v3.01, whole genome shotgun sequence genomic region:
- the LOC103869818 gene encoding serine/threonine-protein kinase/endoribonuclease IRE1b isoform X1 translates to MSLLLSLYLSLERCACSLNNLIHASSGFLESSTASVVDNGKGVELWKENGHPSPVWLKLMRDIVAGLVHLHDIGIIHRDLKPQNVLIVKNNSSLCAKLSDMGIRKCLPAETSALTRNSTGSGSSGWQAPEQLRNERQTRAVDLFGLSDRVELENREEGSQLLAALESTVAVTLNGRWDEKLDGIFLDNIGRYR, encoded by the exons ATGTCGTTGTTATTGTCGCTCTACCTCTCGTTGGAACGGTGTGCTTGTAGCTTAAACAATCTCATACATGCTTCCTCGGGATTCCTTGAGAGTTCAACGGCTTCAGTCGTTGATAATGGCAAGGGGGTTGAACTGTGGAAGGAGAACGGACACCCTTCTCCTGTTTGGTTGAAGTTAATGAG GGATATAGTAGCTGGTCTAGTTCATTTGCATGATATAGGAATCATACATAGAGATCTAAAGCCTCAAAATGTGTTAATTGTTAAGAACAATTCATCTCTATGCGCTAAGCTATCAGATATGGGTATTAGAAAATGTTTGCCAGCTGAGACAAGTGCCCTGACTAGAAACTCAACTG GTTCTGGAAGTTCTGGGTGGCAAGCACCTGAGCAACTCCGCAATGAGCGGCAAACAAGAGCAGTTGATCTCTTCGGTTTGAG CGATAGGGTCGAACTGGAGAACCGAGAAGAAGGGTCACAGCTCTTGGCTGCGCTTGAAAGCACAGTGGCGGTGACTCTAAACGGGCGGTGGGATGAGAAGTTGGATGGTATATTCCTAGACAACATTGGGCGTTACAGGTGA
- the LOC103869336 gene encoding O-fucosyltransferase 29, with protein MSLAEVWRSSGRLVTTSSPQLNGGGNKSALWKWRSFSGQPKRTVMWTWVCGFMLFTLGVISLFTGHVVSHLEWYSQQLSKRSLLDMSRREPIDVWKSKYSKFFYGCSERGRNFPPAVQEHRSNGYLLIAASGGLNQQRTGITDAVVVARILNATLVVPELDHHSYWKDDSDFNDIFDVNWFIASLTKDVTIVKRVPDRVMRSMEKPPYTMRVPRKSTPEYYLDQVLPILSRRHVLQLTKFDYRLANDLDEDMQKLRCRVNYHALRFTKRIQSVGMKVVKRMRKMANRFIAVHLRFEPDMLAFSGCDFGGGEKERAELAEIRKRWDTLPDLDPLEERKRGKCPLTPHEVGLMLRALGFANDTYIYVASGEIYGGEKTLSPLRELFPNFYTKEMLANDELKPLLPFSSRLAAIDYIVSDESDVFITNNNGNMAKILAGRRRYMGHKRTIRPNAKKLSALFMDREKMEWHTFAKKVKSCQRGFMGDPDEFKPGRGEFHEYPQACICQRPFSYDKTSKEDEEEDNIPEEVHNNNITRHGYLSSADNERDEVFPD; from the exons ATGAGCCTAGCCGAGGTGTGGAGGTCGAGCGGGAGGCTCGTAACGACGAGCTCGCCTCAGCTCAACGGCGGCGGAAACAAGAGCGCGCTATGGAAGTGGCGATCTTTCTCGGGCCAGCCCAAGAGAACCGTAATGTGGACATGGGTTTGTGGGTTCATGCTATTCACCTTAGGGGTCATCTCACTCTTCACCGGTCATGTTGTCTCCCACCTCGAGTGGTACTCTCAGCAACTAAGCAAACGGAGCTTACTG gatATGAGCCGTAGGGAACCAATTGATGTATGGAAGTCGAAATATTCGAAGTTCTTCTATGGATGCAGTGAAAGAGGAAGGAACTTCCCAC CTGCGGTCCAGGAGCACCGTTCTAATGGGTATTTGCTGATTGCGGCTAGTGGGGGTTTGAACCAGCAAAGAACAGGA ATAACAGATGCGGTGGTTGTTGCACGGATTCTTAATGCTACTTTAGTTGTACCTGAGTTGGATCACCATTCTTATTGGAAAGATGACAG tgactttaatgatatttttgatGTTAACTGGTTCATCGCTTCCCTCACAAAAGATGTGACTATAGTAAAGAGAGTACCTGACAGAGTCATGCGGTCCATGGAGAAACCTCCTTATACCATGCGTGTGCCTCGAAAGTCTACTCCTGAGTATTATCTCGACCAAGTATTGCCTATTCTCTCCAGGAGACAT GTGTTACAACTGACAAAGTTCGACTACAGACTAGCAAATGATCTAGACGAAGACATGCAGAAGCTGCGCTGCAGGGTCAACTACCATGCCTTAAGATTCACAAAGCGAATACAATCAGTTGGGATGAAAGTGGTCAAGAGGATGAGAAAGATGGCCAATCGTTTTATTGCTGTCCACTTGAG GTTTGAGCCTGACATGCTAGCCTTCTCTGGTTGTGACTTTGGCGGAGGTGAAAAAGAGCGAGCTGAGCTTGCAGAGATACGAAAGCGATGGGATACATTGCCT GATCTGGACCCTCTGGAGGAAAGAAAGCGTGGGAAATGCCCTCTTACCCCTCACGAAGTGGGCTTAATGCTACGCGCTCTCGGTTTCGCCAATGACACGTACATCTACGTTGCGTCTGGAGAGATATATGGTGGTGAGAAGACACTGAGTCCACTCAGAGAGCTGTTTCCAAACTTCTACACCAAGGAAATGCTTGCCAATGATGAGCTCAAGCCTTTGCTTCCCTTTTCCTCACGCCTTGCCGCCATTGACTACATTGTCAGCGACGAAAGTGATGTCTTTATCACTAACAATAATGGAAACATGGCCAAGATTCTTGCAGGCCGAAG GAGGTACATGGGGCATAAGAGGACCATCAGGCCGAATGCAAAGAAGCTCAGTGCTTTGTTCATGGACCGAGAAAAGATGGAGTGGCACACTTTCGCCAAGAAAGTTAAATCTTGTCAGCGAGGCTTCATGGGTGATCCTGATGAGTTCAAGCCAGGACGGGGTGAGTTCCATGAGTACCCGCAGGCTTGCATCTGTCAGAGACCCTTTTCTTACGACAAAACCTCgaaggaagatgaagaagaagacaacatACCAGAAGAGGTCCACAACAACAATATCACTAGACATGGATATTTGTCTTCAGCTGACAATGAGCGCGACGAAGTTTTCCCAGACTAG
- the LOC103869818 gene encoding serine/threonine-protein kinase/endoribonuclease IRE1b isoform X2 — protein MSLLLSLYLSLERCACSLNNLIHASSGFLESSTASVVDNGKGVELWKENGHPSPVWLKLMRDIVAGLVHLHDIGIIHRDLKPQNVLIVKNNSSLCAKLSDMGIRKCLPAETSALTRNSTGSGSSGWQAPEQLRNERQTRAVDLFGLRPRAQEFTFGL, from the exons ATGTCGTTGTTATTGTCGCTCTACCTCTCGTTGGAACGGTGTGCTTGTAGCTTAAACAATCTCATACATGCTTCCTCGGGATTCCTTGAGAGTTCAACGGCTTCAGTCGTTGATAATGGCAAGGGGGTTGAACTGTGGAAGGAGAACGGACACCCTTCTCCTGTTTGGTTGAAGTTAATGAG GGATATAGTAGCTGGTCTAGTTCATTTGCATGATATAGGAATCATACATAGAGATCTAAAGCCTCAAAATGTGTTAATTGTTAAGAACAATTCATCTCTATGCGCTAAGCTATCAGATATGGGTATTAGAAAATGTTTGCCAGCTGAGACAAGTGCCCTGACTAGAAACTCAACTG GTTCTGGAAGTTCTGGGTGGCAAGCACCTGAGCAACTCCGCAATGAGCGGCAAACAAGAGCAGTTGATCTCTTCGGTTTGAG ACCAAGAGCACAAGAATTTACTTTTGGTTTGTGA
- the LOC103869325 gene encoding LOW QUALITY PROTEIN: heat shock 70 kDa protein 17 (The sequence of the model RefSeq protein was modified relative to this genomic sequence to represent the inferred CDS: substituted 1 base at 1 genomic stop codon), whose amino-acid sequence MRKMFTVLVVLFSLLSLLPLPSESAVSSVDLGSEWVKVAVVNLKRGQSPISVAINEMSKRKSPALVAFHSGDRLLGEEAAGITARYPNKVYSQLRDMVGKPFKHVKDFIDSVYLPFDIVEDSRGAVGIKIDDGATVYSVEELLAMILGYGSDLAEFHAKVPVKDMVVSVPPYFGQAERRGLIQASQLAGVNVLSLVHEHSGAALQYGIDKDFSNWSRHVIFYDMGSSSTYAALVYYSAYNEKEFGKTVSVNQFQVKDVRWDSGLGGQSMEMRLVEYFADEFNKQLGNRVDVRKFPKAMAKLKKQVKRTKEILSANTAAPISVESLHDDRDFRSTISREKFEELCKDLWERSLTPLKDVLKHSGLKIDDIYAVELIGGATRVPKLQSTIQEFIGKQDLDKHLDADEAIVLGSALHAANLSDGIKLKRRLGIIDGSPYGFLVELEGPNVKKDESTKQQLVPRMKKLPSKMFRSFVLDKDFDVSLAYESEDILPPGITSPVFAQYSVSGLADATEKYSSRNLSAPIKANLHFSLSRSGILSLDRGDAVIEITEWVEVPKKNVTVDNNTTSTTGNASTGAPSDENLQENKEELQADAENSSASNTTTEEPAVVDLGTEKKLKKRTFRVPLKVVEKTVGPGAPFTKESLAEAKIKLEALDKKDRERRRTAELKNNLESYVYATKEKLETPEFEKVSTQEERKAFVEKLGEVQDWLYMDGEDANATEFQDRLDSLKAIGSPISLRSEELTARPVAVEYAQKYLTEVKEIIKEWETNKTWLPKEKIDQVSKEAEKVKSWLEKNEAEQKKSALWSXPVFTSDEVYAKVFTLQDKVTKVNRIPKPTPKIEKATKKENASKEEEQSKSPDSTNSSESESANEEEGSHEEL is encoded by the exons ATGAGGAAGATGTTTACAGTGTTAGTAGTGTTATTCTCATTGCTCTCATTACTCCCTCTTCCATCGGAATCAGCGGTTTCGAGTGTAGATCTAGGTTCAGAATGGGTAAAAGTCGCAGTAGTTAACCTGAAACGAGGACAGAGCCCAATCTCTGTAGCCATTAACGAGATGTCCAAGAGGAAATCCCCAGCGTTAGTAGCATTCCACTCTGGAGACAGGTTACTAGGCGAGGAAGCTGCAGGGATCACTGCTCGTTACCCGAACAAAGTTTACTCACAGCTTAGGGACATGGTTGGGAAGCCTTTCAAACACGTCAAGGATTTTATCGACTCTGTTTACTTGCCGTTTGATATCGTGGAGGATTCAAGAGGTGCGGTTGGTATTAAGATTGATGATGGTGCAACTGTTTACTCGGTGGAGGAGTTGTTGGCTATGATCTTGGGGTATGGATCAGACTTGGCTGAGTTTCATGCGAAGGTTCCGGTGAAGGATATGGTTGTTTCGGTTCCGCCTTACTTTGGGCAGGCTGAGAGACGGGGTTTGATCCAGGCTTCTCAGTTGGCTGGGGTTAATGTTCTCTCACTGGTTCATGAGCATTCCGGTGCGGCTTTGCAGTATGGGATTGATAAGGATTTCTCTAATTGGTCGAGacatgttatattttatgaCATGGGTTCGAGTAGTACTTATGCAGCTCTTGTCTATTACTCGGCTTATAATGAGAAGGAGTTTGGCAAGACTGTTTCTGTCAACCAGTTTCAG GTCAAGGATGTTAGATGGGACTCGGGACTTGGAGGACAGAGTATGGAGATGCGCTTGGTAGAGTACTTTGCAGATGAGTTTAATAAACAGCTCGGCAATCGTGTTGATGTCAGGAAGTTCCCTAAAGCAATGGCTAAACTAAAAAAACAAGTCAAACGTACGAAGGAAATTCTGAGTGCAAACACTGCAGCTCCAATATCTGTTGAATCTCTCCATGACGATCGTGACTTCAG GAGCACGATTTCCCGTGAGAAGTTTGAGGAACTATGCAAAGATCTTTGGGAGAGATCTCTTACACCTTTAAAAGATGTGCTCAAGCATTCGGGTTTGAAGATTGATGATATATATGCAGTGGAGCTAATAGGAGGAGCTACTAGAGTCCCCAAACTACAG AGCACGATCCAGGAATTTATTGGGAAGCAAGATTTAGACAAGCATCTGGATGCTGATGAGGCTATTGTCCTGGGCTCAGCACTACATGCTGCTAACTTGAGCGATGGTATCAAATTGAAACGTAGGCTAGGTATAATTGATGGTTCCCCCTATGGTTTCTTAGTTGAGTTGGAAGGTCCAAATGTCAAGAAAGATGAGAGCACAAAGCAGCAACTCGTACCACGGATGAAAAAGCTACCTAGCAAG ATGTTCAGATCCTTTGTCCTTGACAAAGATTTTGATGTGTCACTTGCTTATGAATCCGAGGATATCCTACCCCCAGGAATTACGTCCCCTGTGTTTGCACAGTATTCTGTATCTGGCTTGGCGGATGCAACTGAGAA GTACTCTTCCCGCAATTTATCAGCACCTATCAAGGCAAATTTGCATTTCTCTTTAAGTAGAAGTGGGATTCTCAGTCTAGATCGGGGAGACGCTGTCATTGAAATCACAGAATGGGTAGAGGTTCCTAAGAAGAACGTGACTGTTGATAATAACACAACCTCAACAACAGGGAATGCCTCTACTGGAGCTCCCTCTGACGAGAATttacaagaaaacaaagaagagcTACAAGCTGATGCTGAAAACAGCAGTGCTTCAAATACAACCACAGAAGAACCAGCTGTGGTTGACTTGGGCACAGAAAAAAAGCTGAAGAAGCGAACATTCAGGGTTCCTCTGAAG GTAGTTGAGAAAACTGTTGGACCTGGAGCGCCGTTTACGAAAGAGTCTCTTGCTGAAGCTAAGATAAAATTAGAAGCCTTGGACAAGAAAGATAGGGAAAGAAGAAGAACGGCTGAGTTGAAAAACAATCTTGAATCCTATGTTTATGCTACCAAAGAGAAG CTAGAAACACCTGAATTTGAAAAGGTTTCCACCCAAGAAGAGCGCAAGGCGTTTGTTGAGAAGCTTGGTGAG GTGCAAGATTGGCTTTacatggatggtgaggatgctAATGCCACAGAGTTCCAGGATCGGCTTGACTCACTAAAAGCCATTGGCAGCCCCATATCTTTGCG GTCAGAGGAGCTTACAGCACGACCAGTAGCAGTTGAATACGCTCAAAAATACCTAACCGAAGTGAAAGAG ATCATAAAAGAGTGGGAGACGAACAAAACATGGCTTCCGAAAGAAAAAATCGACCAG GTGTCAAAGGAAGCAGAGAAAGTAAAAAGCTGGTTGGAGAAGAATGAAGCTGAGCAGAAAAA GAGTGCTCTGTGGAGCTAGCCAGTGTTCACGTCAGATGAAGTGTACGCCAAAGTATTTACTCTGCAAGACAAG gTGACGAAGGTTAATAGGATACCAAAGCCAACGCCAAAGATAGAGAAAGCAACCAAGAAGGAAAACGCATCCAAGGAGGAGGAACAATCAAAGTCCCCAGACTCCACCAATTCTTCTGAATCTGAATCAGCCAATGAAGAAGAAGGGAGCCACGAGGAGCTttga